In one Prosthecochloris aestuarii DSM 271 genomic region, the following are encoded:
- a CDS encoding vWA domain-containing protein, whose product MNMKKRFFPLTVAAFAAIGSSLLPATFLNAGSSPPGNTGQEESLTQKAMEEYGRHYANLMLVEQHRPYDEKLVQIALLLDTSNSMDGLINQAKSQLWRIVNELSRAHKRGNDIRLEVALYEYGNDRLAMTAGYIRQVTPFTEDLDWLSEALFSLQTNGGSEYCGHVIGSSLNQLGWNRSGDGLKMIFIAGNEPFNQGSVNYEVSCRWAVEREIVVNTIYCGPYQRGIDTLWQQGANKGGGSYFAIDSDKVLKGIVTPYDDDLLKLNSAINSTYIPYGSKGEQNLSRQAEQDMNASKLSPSISAARAASKGSKLYKASDWDLVDALEEKKISIENISRDALPKELQEMRPENLGQFVQQKKEEREEIRQKIAALSRKRDDYIQKKEHESAGEQTLGSAILKTLHTQAEAKNFRFE is encoded by the coding sequence ATGAACATGAAGAAACGATTTTTCCCACTTACTGTTGCCGCATTTGCAGCAATCGGCAGTTCTTTACTCCCGGCAACTTTCCTCAACGCCGGATCAAGTCCACCCGGCAATACAGGGCAGGAAGAGAGTCTTACTCAAAAGGCGATGGAAGAGTATGGTCGGCACTATGCCAATCTCATGCTGGTCGAGCAACACCGCCCTTACGATGAGAAGCTGGTGCAGATCGCTCTCCTGCTGGATACAAGCAACAGTATGGACGGGCTGATCAACCAGGCTAAAAGCCAGTTGTGGCGGATTGTCAATGAACTTTCCAGGGCGCATAAGCGGGGGAACGATATACGACTTGAAGTTGCACTTTATGAATACGGCAATGATCGCCTTGCGATGACGGCCGGCTATATTCGTCAGGTGACGCCGTTTACCGAAGATCTTGACTGGTTGTCCGAGGCGCTTTTTTCCCTTCAGACAAACGGTGGTTCCGAGTATTGCGGTCATGTTATCGGGAGCAGTCTTAACCAGTTGGGATGGAACCGGTCGGGAGATGGACTGAAGATGATATTTATTGCAGGTAATGAGCCTTTTAATCAGGGTTCGGTGAACTACGAGGTTTCCTGCCGCTGGGCTGTCGAGAGAGAGATTGTTGTGAATACCATCTATTGCGGGCCCTATCAGAGAGGCATTGACACACTCTGGCAGCAAGGTGCCAATAAAGGCGGAGGCAGTTATTTCGCCATAGACAGTGACAAAGTCCTGAAGGGGATCGTAACGCCTTATGATGATGATCTTCTGAAGCTGAACAGCGCAATCAATAGTACCTATATCCCGTATGGAAGCAAGGGTGAGCAGAACCTTTCCCGTCAGGCTGAGCAGGATATGAATGCCTCAAAGCTTTCCCCATCCATTTCTGCGGCAAGAGCCGCTTCAAAAGGTTCGAAACTCTACAAGGCGTCAGACTGGGATCTGGTTGACGCCCTTGAAGAAAAGAAAATATCGATTGAAAATATAAGCAGGGATGCTCTGCCGAAAGAGCTGCAGGAGATGAGGCCTGAAAATCTTGGCCAGTTCGTTCAGCAGAAAAAAGAGGAGCGTGAAGAGATCAGGCAGAAGATTGCAGCATTAAGCCGTAAAAGGGATGACTACATCCAGAAGAAAGAACATGAATCGGCAGGGGAGCAGACACTTGGTTCCGCTATTCTCAAGACACTCCATACTCAAGCAGAAGCGAAAAACTTCAGGTTCGAGTAG
- a CDS encoding 5'-nucleotidase, lipoprotein e(P4) family, which produces MKNVYRSMFAGVFVLFTTGCASTANNNFNSLLWMQSSSEYQANTLQAYNSALMHIDAALGDTLWTAAKEQVPGCSKLPPAVVMDIDETVLDNSRYMGKVVLENGQWSAETWDEWVALKEATAIPGAVAFINAMKKKNVTVVFISNRECGKRDKSPSGCIQETDTIENLARVGVADVSPEQVLLKGEKDGWTSEKKSRREDVAKKYRIICSSVMIWVIFCLMSRKISPRPSVSGLWMKTVRTGGKNGLYFRIRHTGPG; this is translated from the coding sequence ATGAAAAACGTCTATAGATCGATGTTTGCCGGTGTGTTTGTCCTTTTTACGACCGGGTGCGCATCGACCGCGAACAATAATTTCAACAGTCTGCTGTGGATGCAGTCCTCCTCGGAATACCAGGCTAACACCTTACAAGCCTACAATTCTGCGTTGATGCATATCGATGCCGCTCTCGGCGACACATTGTGGACTGCGGCAAAAGAACAGGTCCCCGGCTGTTCGAAACTGCCTCCAGCTGTCGTCATGGATATTGACGAGACCGTTCTGGATAATTCAAGGTACATGGGAAAAGTTGTGCTTGAAAACGGGCAATGGAGCGCGGAGACATGGGATGAGTGGGTCGCCTTGAAAGAGGCGACAGCTATTCCTGGAGCAGTGGCGTTTATCAATGCGATGAAGAAGAAAAATGTCACGGTTGTCTTCATTTCGAACAGGGAGTGCGGAAAACGCGACAAATCGCCATCGGGATGCATCCAGGAAACCGATACCATCGAGAATCTCGCCAGGGTCGGCGTGGCCGACGTTTCGCCTGAACAGGTTCTCTTGAAAGGAGAGAAGGATGGCTGGACTTCCGAGAAAAAGAGCAGAAGGGAGGATGTTGCAAAAAAATACCGGATAATCTGCTCTTCGGTGATGATCTGGGTGATTTTCTGCCTGATGTCAAGAAAAATATCACCCCGGCCGAGCGTGAGCGGCTTGTGGATGAAAACCGTGCGAACTGGGGGAAAAAATGGTTTATACTTCCGAATCCGACATACGGGTCCTGGATGA
- a CDS encoding transposase translates to MVRGIEGHRIVIDDEDRFFFLSRMGKVASATDASIFAWALMSNHAHIFLKNAEVGISTFMRKLLSGYASAYNRRHQRHGHLFQNRYKSIACEEDACSLRPVSYIHLNPLRTGLVGSLEELEPYPWSGHSVVMNPIRHDWQDREYVLGYFGEPAFTA, encoded by the coding sequence ATGGTGAGGGGTATCGAAGGACACCGTATCGTTATCGACGACGAGGACCGGTTTTTTTTTTTGTCACGCATGGGAAAGGTTGCTTCAGCAACAGATGCAAGCATCTTCGCCTGGGCGTTGATGTCGAATCATGCGCATATTTTCTTGAAAAACGCTGAGGTCGGGATTTCAACGTTTATGCGCAAGCTGTTGTCAGGATATGCAAGCGCGTATAATCGCAGGCATCAGAGGCATGGCCATCTTTTCCAGAACCGGTATAAATCGATCGCTTGTGAAGAGGATGCTTGCTCCCTCAGGCCGGTCAGCTATATTCATCTCAATCCGTTGCGTACAGGACTTGTTGGCTCGCTTGAGGAGCTGGAACCCTATCCGTGGAGTGGTCATTCGGTTGTTATGAATCCAATTCGCCATGATTGGCAGGACAGGGAGTATGTGCTCGGATATTTCGGAGAGCCTGCATTTACGGCTTGA
- a CDS encoding DUF4403 family protein codes for MEMHRTTIQKVFILTAILALLVAGVFAVLKTYERYRITPPVEVANAITVEVPDSRFQIPVIIDLDLLERYINTKLTGTFLTKTIFTGKSKKDEVQVRLSRTDPLSITSNGKELTCTFPLEVDATLVDMRLGKIFAGLFRPLHTSIVIQLSTPVDIDKNWNLVTRFRITGYTWKKKPLLHIGPFRKDMTTTFNRLIEEKGRKLTAMLDREIHKEVSLYATVADVWKDLQEPIIIKKKQPKAWLNFECTTLDASITLDKHAIICTTGINARMRILTDSVTANIIHPLPVLQKNHTAQSDLRSKISLYARSSFKDINEQLQQLLEGKTFSREGHHITIRKIRAYGSVNGLTVDIVTDKAFEGHLFMSGKPEYDTTTKKIIIRNFDYDLTSGSLLARAGDDLLHQKIRDEIATKLTLNLDSLISSIPDIGQRAISKSKAGKSIDMSIGELDIEACSFLIGRDNVHALIDATTELSIRIKQIKTGKAITITDG; via the coding sequence ATGGAGATGCATCGGACAACAATACAGAAAGTTTTCATCCTGACAGCTATCCTTGCGCTTCTTGTCGCGGGAGTCTTTGCTGTACTGAAAACCTATGAACGATACCGCATTACACCTCCCGTGGAAGTCGCCAATGCCATCACGGTTGAGGTTCCTGACTCGCGGTTTCAGATCCCCGTCATCATTGATCTGGATCTTCTTGAACGATACATCAATACCAAGCTAACGGGAACATTTCTTACAAAAACGATCTTCACCGGCAAGTCAAAAAAAGATGAGGTACAGGTCCGGCTCTCGCGCACCGATCCCCTCTCCATAACATCGAACGGCAAAGAACTCACCTGCACATTCCCGCTGGAAGTCGATGCCACCCTTGTTGATATGCGCCTCGGAAAAATCTTTGCCGGGTTGTTCAGACCGCTGCATACCAGCATTGTCATACAACTCTCTACCCCGGTTGATATAGACAAAAACTGGAACCTTGTCACACGTTTCAGGATAACCGGATATACGTGGAAAAAAAAGCCCCTGCTGCACATCGGCCCTTTCAGAAAAGATATGACAACGACCTTTAATCGTCTCATTGAAGAAAAGGGCAGGAAGCTGACGGCAATGCTTGACAGGGAAATTCATAAAGAGGTAAGCCTCTATGCAACGGTTGCTGACGTATGGAAAGACCTTCAGGAACCAATCATCATCAAAAAAAAACAGCCGAAAGCGTGGCTCAACTTTGAATGCACAACTCTTGATGCGTCGATTACGCTCGATAAGCATGCGATCATCTGCACCACAGGCATCAATGCCAGGATGCGAATTCTTACCGACAGCGTCACGGCAAACATCATCCATCCTCTTCCTGTGCTGCAGAAAAATCATACCGCGCAATCCGACCTTCGATCGAAGATCTCTCTCTATGCACGCAGCTCATTCAAGGATATCAACGAACAATTACAACAGCTGCTTGAAGGAAAAACATTCAGCAGAGAAGGACACCATATCACCATCAGAAAAATCAGAGCCTACGGGTCTGTCAACGGTTTAACCGTCGATATTGTCACGGACAAAGCATTCGAGGGTCACCTTTTCATGAGTGGGAAGCCGGAGTATGATACCACAACAAAAAAGATCATAATCAGAAACTTTGACTACGACCTCACATCAGGAAGCCTGCTGGCCAGGGCGGGAGACGACCTGCTCCACCAGAAAATTCGGGACGAGATCGCGACAAAACTCACGCTTAATCTCGACAGCCTCATCTCATCAATCCCTGATATCGGTCAACGGGCTATTTCAAAAAGCAAGGCGGGCAAAAGCATCGACATGAGTATAGGAGAACTTGATATAGAGGCCTGCAGCTTTCTGATAGGAAGAGACAACGTCCACGCACTCATCGATGCCACAACTGAGCTCTCGATTCGCATCAAACAGATAAAAACAGGAAAAGCCATCACTATAACTGACGGGTAA
- a CDS encoding DUF1847 domain-containing protein produces the protein MNADSRSDKKADPELSCTSCGTLNCYRQESRFPEFCQGEAVGQDEIEGVIQRYCGDDKDAVTARAAAEVEGLYYGKLTRVEEVLAFARRIGAIRIGLATCVGLIDETRAFSKILKKNGFQPYAVLCKVGSVDKSGIGIEDALKIKPDCFEALCNPLLQAKRLNEWRSELNVVIGLCVGHDALFARHSEALVTTLIVKDRVLAHNPAAALYTSHSYYQRVMEEGREL, from the coding sequence ATGAACGCTGACAGCAGAAGTGATAAAAAAGCAGATCCTGAGCTAAGTTGTACGTCCTGCGGGACCTTGAATTGTTATCGTCAGGAGAGCCGGTTTCCTGAATTCTGCCAGGGCGAGGCAGTCGGGCAGGATGAGATTGAAGGTGTGATTCAGCGGTATTGCGGAGATGATAAGGATGCCGTTACAGCACGGGCCGCAGCTGAAGTTGAAGGGCTGTACTACGGGAAACTGACACGTGTCGAAGAGGTCCTTGCGTTTGCCCGGCGTATAGGAGCTATCAGAATCGGGCTTGCTACGTGCGTTGGTTTGATTGATGAAACCAGGGCGTTTTCCAAAATTCTGAAAAAAAACGGTTTTCAGCCCTATGCGGTGCTTTGTAAAGTGGGATCCGTTGATAAATCAGGGATTGGTATCGAGGATGCACTGAAAATAAAGCCGGATTGTTTCGAGGCGCTCTGCAATCCTCTGCTGCAGGCAAAGAGGCTTAACGAGTGGAGGTCTGAACTCAATGTCGTGATTGGTTTGTGCGTTGGTCATGACGCTCTTTTTGCACGCCATTCCGAGGCTCTTGTCACGACCTTGATCGTCAAAGACAGAGTTCTGGCTCACAATCCTGCAGCAGCGCTGTATACCAGTCATTCGTATTATCAGCGGGTGATGGAAGAGGGGCGGGAGCTCTGA
- a CDS encoding aminoacyl-histidine dipeptidase, producing MNDDILSLEPQAVWKHFYGLTRIARPSGNEEKVRRFIAGFGQSLGLETIVDESGNVLIRKPATSGMADRKGVILQAHVDMVPQKNSGTVHDFDKDPIEPIVDGQWVRARGTTLGADNGIGVAAIMAVLESTEMRHGPLEALFTSNEESGMTGAFGLKSGVLRGSILLNLDSENEGELCIGCAGGLDATMRFSYEEQAVPDGHTGFTISVGGLRGGHSGMDIALGRGNANKILTRLLSTGYTCHDMLLASIDGGSLRNAIPRESNATVAVPSLNAECFVEGLACLAADMRRELTTADPSLRIDVFPATLPDRVVENGVAGRLLKALYACPNGVMRMSDEMPGLVETSNNLAVVRSKNGLICVECLLRSSVDSARDDLESMIRSCFELAGASTLFDGGYPGWKPNPESAMLQRMREIYWKMFGENPAIQAVHAGLECGIIGATYPELDMISLGPTIRYPHSPDEKVNIASVGAFMDFLVETLSGVPCQ from the coding sequence ATGAATGATGATATTCTTTCCTTAGAGCCCCAGGCGGTATGGAAACATTTTTACGGCCTGACCCGGATAGCCCGTCCTTCAGGCAACGAGGAGAAAGTCCGGAGATTTATTGCTGGTTTCGGGCAGTCTCTTGGATTGGAAACGATTGTTGACGAGTCGGGTAACGTTCTTATCCGTAAACCGGCGACATCCGGCATGGCTGATCGGAAGGGCGTTATTCTTCAGGCTCATGTTGATATGGTTCCCCAGAAGAACAGTGGTACGGTTCACGATTTTGACAAAGATCCTATTGAACCCATTGTCGATGGTCAATGGGTGCGGGCAAGGGGAACGACGCTCGGAGCCGATAACGGCATTGGCGTTGCAGCGATCATGGCTGTGCTGGAATCGACGGAAATGCGTCATGGCCCTCTTGAAGCGCTCTTTACCAGTAACGAAGAGAGCGGTATGACCGGTGCATTCGGACTGAAATCCGGTGTGCTCAGGGGCAGCATTCTTCTCAACCTGGATTCGGAAAATGAGGGAGAGCTGTGTATCGGTTGCGCTGGCGGCCTCGATGCAACGATGAGGTTCAGCTACGAAGAGCAGGCCGTCCCGGATGGACACACTGGGTTCACGATCAGTGTGGGCGGTTTGAGAGGCGGTCACAGTGGCATGGATATTGCACTTGGGCGCGGCAATGCAAACAAGATCCTGACCCGCCTGCTCTCTACCGGATATACATGTCATGATATGCTGTTGGCCTCGATCGACGGAGGTAGCCTTCGCAATGCAATTCCCCGAGAATCGAATGCAACGGTCGCTGTTCCCTCCTTGAATGCTGAGTGTTTCGTGGAGGGGCTTGCTTGCCTGGCTGCTGATATGCGGCGGGAGTTGACGACCGCTGATCCGTCGCTCAGAATTGATGTGTTTCCTGCCACGCTTCCGGACAGGGTGGTTGAGAATGGTGTTGCCGGGAGGCTGCTTAAAGCGCTTTATGCCTGTCCGAACGGTGTGATGCGAATGAGCGATGAGATGCCTGGTCTGGTTGAGACATCCAATAATCTTGCTGTCGTCAGATCCAAAAATGGATTGATTTGCGTTGAATGTCTGCTTCGAAGTTCCGTGGATTCAGCTCGTGATGATCTGGAATCGATGATAAGAAGCTGTTTTGAACTCGCAGGAGCCAGTACGCTCTTCGATGGAGGATATCCTGGATGGAAACCGAATCCTGAGTCGGCTATGCTGCAACGCATGCGGGAAATCTATTGGAAGATGTTTGGTGAAAATCCTGCTATTCAGGCTGTTCATGCAGGTCTGGAATGCGGAATTATAGGGGCAACGTACCCTGAACTCGATATGATTTCTTTAGGACCGACCATTCGATACCCCCACTCTCCGGATGAAAAGGTCAATATCGCTTCAGTAGGCGCGTTTATGGATTTTCTGGTCGAGACGCTCTCCGGAGTTCCCTGCCAATAA
- a CDS encoding L-2-amino-thiazoline-4-carboxylic acid hydrolase, whose translation MMKNHDQDFLASLHQKFRHFRQLIEERGPEMAREAAIEASVPQQIELMTPFIADATLAEGFQRAIPFFEKIGMEMEVLDISNNGKDAVLEIQKYCPYLGIAQEYGFSTPCQVICDIDVAAIGRAFADMNGTILCRQASGDCVCVFKYER comes from the coding sequence ATGATGAAAAATCATGATCAGGATTTTCTTGCTTCTCTTCATCAGAAGTTTAGGCACTTCAGGCAATTAATCGAAGAGCGCGGACCTGAAATGGCCAGGGAAGCTGCAATCGAAGCCTCGGTACCACAGCAGATTGAGCTCATGACTCCCTTTATCGCCGATGCAACGCTTGCTGAGGGTTTTCAGCGTGCCATACCTTTTTTTGAGAAAATCGGTATGGAAATGGAGGTTCTCGATATTTCCAATAACGGAAAAGATGCCGTGCTTGAAATTCAGAAATACTGTCCCTATCTGGGCATTGCTCAAGAATACGGTTTCTCCACCCCCTGTCAGGTCATCTGCGATATAGATGTTGCTGCTATTGGCAGGGCGTTTGCTGATATGAACGGCACAATTCTCTGCCGTCAGGCGTCGGGTGATTGCGTCTGTGTGTTTAAGTATGAGCGGTAA
- a CDS encoding YdcF family protein, which produces MTAFLKKTLALLATSAFLTAMIFLGLGYIVSWPAASPEKADVIIVLGGDDGLRVSKGAELYHAGFADDLLLTGLDSRYYRPGKLNWRERKLISLGIPGEAIHVDIVSTSTWEEAANTLSAMNKNGWQRALVISDPPHMLRLQHTWTKVFTGSSKRFVLIATKPEWWHPLLWWNNETGSRFVLSEIKKNLYYAVMYY; this is translated from the coding sequence ATGACCGCTTTTCTCAAAAAGACCCTTGCACTTCTGGCAACATCGGCATTCCTGACCGCGATGATCTTTCTCGGTCTTGGCTATATTGTCTCATGGCCTGCTGCATCTCCCGAAAAAGCCGATGTCATTATTGTTCTTGGCGGTGATGACGGACTAAGAGTCAGCAAGGGGGCAGAACTGTACCATGCCGGCTTCGCAGATGATCTTCTGCTGACAGGCCTTGACAGCCGCTACTACCGTCCTGGAAAACTGAACTGGAGAGAACGAAAGTTGATCTCGCTAGGGATCCCCGGCGAAGCGATCCATGTTGACATCGTATCGACATCCACATGGGAAGAAGCAGCAAATACGCTTTCGGCTATGAATAAAAACGGCTGGCAACGAGCTCTGGTGATCAGTGATCCCCCTCACATGCTGCGTCTTCAGCACACCTGGACGAAAGTATTCACAGGATCATCCAAACGCTTTGTGCTCATCGCGACCAAACCGGAATGGTGGCATCCCCTACTCTGGTGGAACAACGAAACCGGCTCCCGTTTCGTACTCAGCGAGATCAAAAAAAATCTCTACTACGCTGTCATGTATTATTGA
- a CDS encoding NAD(P)-dependent oxidoreductase, whose protein sequence is MSAQSSSEISSAAQPKRVFVVGATGYIGKFVVRELVARGYDVVSFSRERSGVGASTTADETRRELKGSEVRFGDVSNPDSLVKQGICGEHFDVVVSCLTSRTGGVKDAWNIDYQATRNVLDAALLAGASQFVLLSAICVQKPLLEFQRAKLKFEEELQRSGLIYSIVRPTAFFKSIAGQVEAVRKGKPYVMFGNGELTACKPISEADLARFMADCLEDASKQNRILPIGGPGKAISAREQGEMLFELLGREPKFKNMPIRMFDVIIPVLSFLSKIFPKLEDKAEFARIGKYYCSESMLVLNPHTGKYDADMTPSYGSDTLRDFYTRALKEGLSGQELGDHAMF, encoded by the coding sequence GTGAGCGCTCAATCTTCTTCTGAAATCTCGTCTGCAGCACAACCGAAACGCGTTTTTGTCGTCGGGGCTACAGGCTATATCGGCAAATTCGTCGTTCGAGAACTGGTGGCCCGGGGATATGATGTCGTGAGTTTTTCGCGTGAGCGTTCAGGCGTCGGTGCATCGACAACGGCAGATGAGACTCGTCGCGAACTCAAGGGTTCCGAGGTTCGTTTCGGTGATGTAAGCAATCCTGATTCTCTGGTGAAGCAGGGGATTTGCGGAGAGCATTTCGATGTTGTCGTTTCATGTCTGACCTCCAGGACGGGTGGCGTCAAAGATGCGTGGAATATCGACTACCAGGCTACTCGCAATGTTCTTGACGCCGCTCTTCTTGCAGGAGCATCTCAATTTGTTCTTCTTTCGGCTATCTGCGTCCAGAAACCACTGCTTGAGTTTCAGCGGGCAAAACTGAAGTTTGAAGAAGAACTTCAGCGCTCCGGTCTGATCTATTCCATCGTTCGTCCGACTGCGTTTTTCAAGTCTATAGCAGGGCAGGTTGAGGCTGTCAGGAAGGGTAAGCCGTATGTGATGTTCGGCAACGGTGAACTGACGGCCTGCAAGCCTATCAGTGAGGCTGATCTGGCCCGCTTTATGGCTGATTGTCTTGAAGACGCCTCGAAGCAGAACAGGATTCTTCCGATCGGAGGCCCGGGGAAAGCCATTTCAGCAAGAGAGCAGGGTGAAATGCTTTTTGAGCTGCTTGGACGGGAACCGAAATTCAAAAATATGCCGATCAGGATGTTCGATGTGATTATTCCTGTGTTGAGCTTCCTGTCAAAGATTTTCCCGAAACTTGAAGATAAAGCAGAGTTTGCCAGGATCGGAAAGTACTACTGTTCGGAATCGATGCTTGTGCTCAATCCCCATACCGGAAAATATGATGCTGACATGACTCCTTCTTACGGCAGCGATACGCTCAGGGATTTTTATACACGTGCTCTGAAGGAAGGACTTTCCGGCCAGGAACTCGGCGATCATGCGATGTTTTAG
- a CDS encoding response regulator transcription factor, translating into MSTSIFSSVHNKQKVILIGDEQNSRQSLQLFLTGQGFDIRSIGDEQKFLDEINSTAYEVAILDCTHSNTDDVALTRYLRTHTPMRIIILSNRLSSHGPVEGYLSGADLYIEKPVDFPVLAAALNSMLERCSESQRFHDTCAIKSLHAWILCKANRELIAPDKTRISLTTKEYLFLSRLANATSDVVTRTDLLDILGYEQNEYGHKRLETLVYRIRRKSRQTEFFPLITHHGCGYSFSTGLIAV; encoded by the coding sequence ATGTCTACCTCAATATTTTCTTCTGTACACAATAAGCAAAAGGTTATACTGATTGGCGATGAACAGAATTCGCGTCAATCTCTCCAGCTTTTCCTCACTGGACAGGGATTCGATATCAGGTCCATAGGCGATGAACAGAAATTCCTTGACGAGATTAACTCCACCGCGTATGAGGTCGCCATCCTCGACTGCACCCATTCCAATACGGACGATGTTGCCCTTACACGCTACCTTCGGACTCACACACCAATGCGTATTATTATTCTGTCAAACCGCCTCTCCAGCCATGGTCCTGTAGAAGGGTACCTGTCCGGAGCTGACCTGTATATAGAGAAACCCGTTGACTTTCCTGTTCTTGCCGCGGCGCTCAATAGCATGTTGGAGCGGTGTTCAGAATCACAGAGGTTTCATGATACATGCGCCATAAAATCCCTTCATGCATGGATTCTCTGTAAAGCCAACAGAGAACTGATTGCTCCAGACAAAACAAGGATTTCTCTCACGACAAAGGAGTACCTGTTTCTTAGCCGCCTGGCAAACGCAACCTCCGACGTGGTTACACGAACAGATTTACTCGATATCCTGGGTTATGAGCAGAATGAATACGGTCATAAGCGGCTGGAAACCCTGGTCTATCGCATCCGAAGAAAAAGCAGGCAGACTGAGTTCTTCCCGCTGATCACACACCATGGTTGCGGCTATTCATTTTCGACAGGTCTGATTGCGGTATAA
- a CDS encoding SDR family oxidoreductase, whose protein sequence is MKQQKVLVAGASGYLGRYVVKEFAERGYSVRALVRTPDKLSAEGPNLEPAVADVVAEVFTGDATDRSTLKDACKGVDMVFSCMGLTKPQDNVSSEEVDHLGNKALLEDAIAHGVKKFIYISVYNAEKMMDIDVVKAHELFVRDLQSSGMPYTVIRPTGFFSDMGMFFSMARSGHMFMLGEGENRVNPIHGADLATVCADAAEKDKQEIGVGGPDTYSFNETVTMAFDALGKNPWITHVPMWVGDAALFLTGFFNKGLAGVMSFAIAVSGMDTVAPATGKQHLKDFFQELATKENENP, encoded by the coding sequence ATGAAACAGCAGAAAGTACTCGTGGCAGGGGCATCGGGCTATCTCGGACGATATGTCGTAAAAGAATTCGCCGAACGGGGCTATAGCGTTCGGGCACTCGTAAGAACTCCAGACAAGCTCTCGGCGGAAGGCCCAAACCTCGAACCGGCGGTTGCTGATGTCGTGGCCGAAGTGTTCACGGGCGATGCAACCGATCGGTCAACCCTGAAAGACGCGTGCAAAGGAGTCGATATGGTCTTTTCCTGCATGGGGCTGACCAAGCCACAGGATAATGTCTCGAGTGAAGAGGTCGATCATCTCGGCAACAAGGCTCTGCTGGAGGATGCCATAGCGCACGGTGTAAAAAAATTCATATACATCTCGGTCTACAATGCAGAAAAAATGATGGACATTGATGTCGTCAAAGCTCATGAACTCTTCGTCAGGGACCTGCAGTCGTCGGGCATGCCCTATACGGTCATTCGGCCGACCGGCTTCTTTTCCGATATGGGCATGTTCTTCTCAATGGCACGCTCAGGCCACATGTTCATGCTGGGGGAAGGAGAAAACCGGGTCAACCCGATTCACGGGGCAGACCTCGCAACAGTTTGCGCAGACGCAGCGGAAAAAGACAAACAGGAGATCGGCGTAGGGGGACCCGACACCTACTCATTTAACGAGACGGTCACCATGGCATTCGACGCCCTCGGTAAAAACCCATGGATCACACACGTCCCTATGTGGGTGGGCGATGCAGCGCTCTTCCTGACAGGATTCTTCAACAAGGGACTGGCCGGGGTCATGTCCTTCGCCATTGCGGTCAGCGGCATGGATACCGTCGCGCCAGCGACCGGCAAACAGCATCTCAAAGATTTCTTCCAGGAACTGGCGACAAAAGAGAACGAAAATCCATAG
- a CDS encoding arylamine N-acetyltransferase family protein, protein MKAENFSLQAYFSRIDFQGSISPDFLTLKAMMRCQLLRVPFENIDVQAGKVVSLVPEEIYSKIVERNRGGYCYEVNGVFAMALDALGISYHFVAARPMTYPVRRPKTHMAIVATIADEQWLCDLGFGSYGIREPINLKWLDRDIRQDFDTFTLSLSPEGEYLLQSSGNGVWRNLYEFNLCRQEWVDFEPANYLNSTHPDSIFVQSLIVVLQTPGGKLVLNGDCFKSVTQELAEEVTLSREEVSAILEEKFFLRHQP, encoded by the coding sequence ATGAAAGCAGAGAACTTCAGTTTACAGGCATATTTTTCCCGAATTGATTTTCAGGGGAGCATTTCACCGGATTTTCTGACATTGAAGGCTATGATGCGGTGCCAGTTGTTGAGGGTGCCGTTCGAAAATATCGATGTTCAGGCCGGGAAGGTTGTTTCTCTTGTGCCGGAAGAGATTTATTCAAAAATCGTTGAGAGAAATCGGGGCGGATATTGTTACGAGGTGAACGGAGTGTTTGCCATGGCGCTTGATGCACTTGGTATTTCGTATCATTTTGTCGCTGCGCGTCCGATGACCTATCCTGTTCGACGCCCTAAAACGCACATGGCAATCGTTGCGACAATAGCGGATGAACAGTGGCTCTGCGATCTGGGATTCGGCAGTTATGGTATACGTGAGCCGATAAACCTGAAATGGCTTGATCGGGATATCAGGCAGGATTTCGACACGTTTACATTGTCGTTGAGCCCAGAGGGAGAGTATCTTCTGCAGTCGTCAGGCAATGGCGTCTGGAGAAATCTTTATGAATTCAATCTCTGTCGACAGGAGTGGGTGGATTTTGAGCCGGCTAACTATCTGAACTCGACTCACCCGGATTCTATCTTTGTGCAATCGCTGATCGTCGTTCTGCAGACTCCCGGAGGAAAACTGGTTCTCAACGGGGATTGTTTCAAGTCGGTTACGCAAGAGCTGGCTGAGGAGGTGACGCTCAGCAGGGAAGAGGTCTCTGCAATACTGGAAGAGAAATTTTTTTTGAGGCATCAGCCCTGA